One window of the Tepidimicrobium xylanilyticum genome contains the following:
- a CDS encoding ATP-dependent Clp protease ATP-binding subunit translates to MAMFGRFTERAQKAILLAQEEAKRLRHNYVGTEHILLGLLAEGEGVAATSLKKMGVTLETARNEVIAAIGEGSYNADIMGFTPRTKRIFELSFLEARNLGHSYVGTEHILLGLLEENEGVAVTILNKLGVDVLKLRQEILNILSKGQGKQGVERVKGDTPNLDKYGRDLTKLAMDGKIDPVIGRTKEIERVIQILSRRTKNNPVLIGEPGVGKTAIAEGLAQKIVEGQVPEIIRDKKVVTLDLPGMIAGAKYRGEFEERLKSVMKEIKEAGNIILFIDELHTIIGAGAAEGAIDASNILKPVLARGELQVIGATTIDEYRKYIEKDSALERRFQPIMVEEPTVEDTVKILEGLRDRYEAHHRVKITDEALRAAAELSSRYITDRFLPDKAIDLIDEAASMIRINSYVAPDGLKDLEERLEELSQEKEEAINTQNFEKAAEIRDMERKIREELEREKNRWEKEKQTSDMVVGYDEVANVISSWTGIPVDKMTTEESQKLLNLEEILHQKVIGQEQAVKAVASAVRRARVGLKDPKKPVGTFIFVGPTGVGKTYLAKALAETLFGDEDLMIRIDMSEYMEKHSVSRLVGSPPGYVGYDEGGQLTEAVRRKPYSVILFDEIEKAHPDVFNILLQILDDGRLTDSKGRTVDFKNTIIIMTSNVGATSLRKQNVLGFSSGLEEEKEEYEKMKETIMDNLKRTFRPEFLNRIDEVIVFHSLKEEDVKEIVTIMVKDLENRMKKLDINVKVTERTIDHISKEGFDLVYGARPLERTITKMIEDQLAEAILKGTVSKDHDILIDYRDGKLVFEKSS, encoded by the coding sequence ATGGCAATGTTTGGAAGATTCACGGAAAGGGCTCAAAAAGCTATATTATTAGCACAGGAAGAAGCCAAGAGATTACGTCATAACTATGTGGGCACAGAACATATATTATTAGGACTGCTAGCTGAAGGTGAAGGAGTTGCAGCTACATCCCTAAAAAAAATGGGCGTAACTTTAGAAACAGCTAGAAATGAAGTTATAGCAGCCATAGGTGAAGGCAGTTATAATGCGGATATAATGGGCTTTACTCCTAGAACTAAAAGAATTTTCGAGTTGAGTTTCTTAGAAGCGAGAAACTTAGGACATAGTTATGTTGGGACAGAACATATATTGCTGGGCTTATTAGAAGAAAATGAAGGAGTAGCTGTTACCATATTAAATAAATTAGGAGTAGATGTATTAAAGTTAAGGCAGGAAATTTTGAACATCCTATCTAAGGGGCAGGGCAAACAAGGCGTTGAAAGGGTGAAAGGAGATACCCCTAATCTAGATAAATATGGAAGAGACCTAACTAAACTTGCAATGGATGGGAAAATTGATCCTGTAATAGGAAGAACTAAAGAAATAGAAAGAGTAATACAGATACTCAGTAGAAGGACAAAAAATAATCCCGTACTTATAGGAGAACCTGGAGTAGGTAAGACAGCTATAGCAGAGGGATTAGCTCAAAAGATTGTTGAAGGACAGGTACCAGAAATTATAAGGGATAAAAAGGTGGTAACTTTAGATTTACCAGGCATGATTGCTGGAGCTAAATATAGAGGAGAATTTGAGGAAAGATTAAAGTCTGTTATGAAGGAAATTAAAGAAGCAGGTAATATAATACTCTTCATAGATGAACTTCATACCATAATTGGTGCTGGTGCTGCTGAAGGAGCTATTGACGCATCTAATATATTAAAGCCAGTTTTGGCTAGGGGAGAACTTCAAGTAATTGGGGCTACTACCATAGATGAATATAGAAAATATATAGAAAAGGATTCTGCTTTAGAAAGAAGATTCCAACCAATAATGGTAGAAGAACCTACAGTAGAGGATACCGTTAAAATACTCGAAGGTTTAAGGGATAGATATGAAGCTCACCATCGGGTTAAAATTACCGATGAGGCATTGAGAGCAGCAGCAGAACTGTCTAGTAGATATATAACCGATAGGTTCTTGCCAGATAAAGCTATTGATTTAATAGATGAGGCTGCCTCGATGATAAGAATAAATTCTTATGTTGCTCCCGATGGATTGAAAGACTTAGAAGAAAGGTTAGAGGAATTGTCTCAAGAAAAGGAAGAGGCTATAAATACTCAAAACTTTGAAAAAGCTGCTGAAATAAGGGATATGGAAAGGAAGATAAGGGAGGAGTTGGAAAGAGAAAAGAATAGATGGGAAAAAGAAAAACAGACTTCAGATATGGTTGTAGGATATGATGAGGTGGCTAATGTTATATCTAGTTGGACTGGTATACCTGTGGATAAAATGACTACTGAAGAAAGTCAAAAACTTTTAAATTTAGAAGAAATATTACATCAAAAGGTAATAGGACAAGAACAGGCTGTAAAAGCGGTGGCCAGTGCTGTTAGAAGGGCTAGAGTAGGCTTGAAAGATCCTAAGAAACCAGTAGGTACTTTTATATTTGTAGGACCTACAGGAGTTGGAAAAACCTACTTAGCCAAGGCTTTAGCTGAGACTTTATTTGGCGATGAAGATTTGATGATTAGGATAGATATGAGTGAATACATGGAAAAACACTCGGTATCAAGGTTGGTTGGTTCTCCACCAGGATATGTAGGCTATGATGAGGGAGGGCAACTTACTGAAGCTGTTAGAAGGAAACCCTATTCTGTAATATTGTTTGATGAAATAGAAAAAGCTCATCCAGATGTATTTAACATATTGTTGCAGATTTTAGATGATGGCAGGTTAACGGATTCAAAAGGGAGAACTGTAGATTTTAAAAATACGATAATTATAATGACCTCCAATGTTGGAGCTACTAGTCTTAGGAAGCAAAATGTACTAGGATTTTCTTCAGGATTGGAGGAAGAAAAAGAAGAGTATGAGAAAATGAAAGAAACCATAATGGATAATTTGAAAAGAACTTTCAGACCTGAATTCTTGAATAGAATAGATGAGGTAATTGTGTTCCATTCATTAAAAGAAGAAGATGTAAAAGAAATTGTGACCATTATGGTAAAAGATTTAGAAAATAGGATGAAAAAGTTGGATATAAATGTCAAAGTTACTGAAAGAACTATAGACCATATAAGTAAAGAGGGATTTGATCTCGTATATGGAGCAAGGCCTTTGGAAAGGACCATAACTAAGATGATAGAAGATCAATTAGCAGAAGCGATTCTAAAAGGAACTGTCTCCAAAGATCATGATATATTGATCGATTATAGGGATGGTAAATTGGTATTTGAAAAGAGCTCATAG
- a CDS encoding UvrB/UvrC motif-containing protein — MLCDICKKKEATVHYTKIIGGEIEELHLCDECSKNHSELEFDSSFSFHKLLAGLIDNIQGEATRKKTEEYSCPFCGLSYTQFRQTGKFGCSKCYETFKSNLIPLFKGIHGHTKHVGKVPKRANENLAKERKIQSLKAEMEKLVAKEAFEEAAIIRDQIRKLEKELGN; from the coding sequence ATGTTATGCGATATTTGTAAAAAAAAGGAGGCTACCGTTCATTATACTAAAATAATAGGCGGTGAGATAGAGGAATTACATTTATGTGATGAATGCTCTAAAAATCACAGTGAACTTGAATTCGATTCCAGTTTTTCATTCCATAAGTTATTAGCAGGATTAATAGATAATATACAGGGTGAGGCCACAAGAAAGAAGACTGAGGAATATAGTTGTCCTTTTTGCGGGTTAAGTTATACTCAATTTAGACAAACAGGCAAATTTGGCTGTTCTAAATGTTATGAAACCTTTAAATCCAATTTAATTCCTCTATTTAAGGGGATTCATGGTCATACTAAGCATGTTGGGAAAGTTCCAAAAAGAGCAAATGAAAATTTAGCCAAGGAAAGGAAAATACAAAGTCTAAAAGCTGAAATGGAAAAGCTAGTAGCAAAGGAAGCCTTTGAGGAAGCAGCTATTATAAGAGATCAGATTAGGAAACTGGAAAAAGAACTGGGGAATTAA
- the fusA gene encoding elongation factor G, whose translation MKVYQTNEIRNLSLVGHSGSGKTTLTEAILFVTGITKRQGRVDDGNTVSDFDKEEIARKVSIATAAIPVEWGNIKYNFLDTPGYFDFVGEMYGALRASESAVIILDASSGVEVGTEKSWKYLEEKKIPRIIFVNKMDKENVEFEKVLNEIQEQFGDKVVPFTLPIGQAESFKGVVNVIDETAFEYNGKDSKKVDVPADIQGEIESIKEMLMERIAETDEELMEKYFEGEEFTESEIKKGLRLSITNGDLVPLLVGSAEKAMGIDQLLSIVKDYLPNPAEVGSYTGYKGEEKVERKVDVNEPFSAIVFKTIVDPFVGKLSLFKVLSGKITKDQDIYNSSKDKTEKLSGLFVLRGKNQIEVSEVGAGDIGATSKLQITQTGDSICSKADPTTYDRIEYPQPTLYLAVEPKAKGDEEKISASLQRLTEEDPTFVIERNSETKQLLIGGQGNTQLSVIIDKLKNTFGVEVNLTKPKVAYRETIKGTASVQGKHKKQSGGAGQYGDVHIRFEPCEEEFVFAEEVFGGAVPKNFFPAVEKGLRESLEEGVLAGYPVVNIKATLFDGSYHPVDSNEMAFKIAASLAFKKGMEQANPVLLEPIMRVEILVPEEYMGDIMGDMNKRRGRILGMEPQPDGTQLVIAEAPQAELFEYAIDLRSMTQARGSFTMEFVRYEEVPANIAEKIIEEAKSKKE comes from the coding sequence ATGAAGGTATATCAAACTAATGAAATTAGGAACTTAAGCTTAGTTGGGCACAGCGGTAGTGGAAAGACAACTTTAACTGAAGCAATACTATTTGTTACAGGCATAACCAAAAGGCAAGGTAGAGTAGATGACGGAAATACTGTATCGGATTTTGATAAGGAAGAGATTGCAAGAAAGGTTTCAATTGCAACTGCAGCAATTCCTGTGGAATGGGGGAATATTAAATATAATTTTTTAGATACTCCTGGTTATTTTGATTTCGTGGGGGAAATGTACGGCGCTTTAAGAGCAAGTGAATCTGCAGTAATAATTTTAGATGCTTCTTCAGGAGTGGAAGTAGGAACAGAAAAGTCATGGAAATATTTAGAAGAGAAAAAAATTCCCAGAATCATATTCGTTAATAAGATGGATAAGGAAAATGTAGAGTTTGAAAAGGTTTTAAATGAAATTCAAGAGCAATTTGGAGATAAGGTAGTGCCATTTACTTTACCTATTGGGCAGGCGGAAAGCTTTAAGGGAGTAGTTAATGTAATCGATGAGACAGCTTTTGAATATAACGGAAAAGATTCAAAGAAAGTAGATGTACCGGCGGATATTCAAGGAGAAATTGAATCCATAAAGGAAATGCTAATGGAAAGAATTGCAGAAACAGACGAAGAATTGATGGAAAAATACTTTGAAGGTGAAGAATTTACTGAGAGTGAAATCAAAAAAGGTTTAAGGCTATCCATAACAAATGGTGATTTGGTACCTCTATTGGTTGGCTCAGCAGAAAAGGCCATGGGAATTGATCAATTGTTGAGTATTGTAAAGGATTACTTACCAAATCCTGCTGAAGTAGGATCTTATACTGGTTACAAGGGTGAAGAAAAAGTTGAAAGAAAAGTAGACGTTAATGAGCCTTTCTCAGCTATAGTCTTTAAAACCATTGTAGACCCATTCGTTGGAAAATTATCCTTATTCAAGGTATTATCTGGCAAGATTACCAAAGATCAAGATATTTATAACTCAAGCAAGGATAAAACCGAAAAATTAAGTGGTTTATTTGTACTTAGAGGTAAGAACCAAATAGAGGTATCTGAAGTAGGAGCTGGGGATATTGGAGCTACTTCTAAATTACAGATAACTCAAACTGGAGACAGTATTTGTTCAAAAGCTGACCCAACCACATATGATAGAATAGAATATCCACAACCTACATTATATTTAGCTGTTGAACCAAAAGCTAAAGGTGATGAAGAAAAGATAAGTGCCTCCTTACAGAGATTGACTGAAGAAGACCCAACTTTTGTAATAGAAAGAAACTCAGAAACAAAACAATTATTAATCGGCGGACAAGGCAATACACAGTTGTCAGTTATAATAGATAAATTGAAAAATACTTTTGGAGTAGAGGTTAATTTAACCAAACCTAAGGTTGCTTATAGGGAAACCATAAAAGGAACTGCTAGCGTTCAAGGAAAGCATAAAAAGCAATCTGGTGGTGCAGGTCAATACGGAGATGTTCATATAAGGTTTGAACCATGTGAAGAAGAATTTGTATTTGCAGAAGAGGTATTTGGAGGAGCTGTACCTAAAAACTTCTTCCCAGCAGTTGAAAAGGGATTAAGAGAGTCCCTAGAAGAAGGAGTGTTGGCAGGATATCCAGTAGTTAATATAAAGGCTACATTATTTGATGGATCTTACCATCCAGTAGATTCTAACGAAATGGCCTTTAAGATAGCCGCATCCCTTGCATTTAAGAAGGGTATGGAACAAGCTAATCCAGTATTACTAGAGCCTATTATGAGAGTTGAAATATTAGTTCCTGAAGAATACATGGGTGATATAATGGGTGATATGAATAAGCGTAGAGGTAGAATATTAGGTATGGAACCTCAACCAGATGGTACTCAATTGGTTATAGCAGAAGCACCTCAAGCTGAATTGTTCGAATATGCCATAGATTTAAGGAGTATGACTCAAGCTAGAGGAAGCTTCACCATGGAATTTGTAAGATATGAAGAAGTTCCAGCTAATATTGCAGAAAAAATCATTGAAGAAGCCAAATCTAAAAAGGAATAG
- a CDS encoding DUF4885 family protein, whose product MRIDGIGINNAYDYYSKNNIDEDASKTKIKSRNQYYGREEELKRMAEEKYYRLYQETKHMSKQERIRYIQRRYFDPSAPHYIHGLTSQQRSYCYQIERDYTEERGLGSWSIYDPIYEGIRPANGFVESEKRKLHNRNMINQQIQNILEKNNIKIPLGQRLTFSVDPFNYIITVEGLKDKKMKSLIEAVLNEGNNGRELFYHISQTLRADSPQKTKDIYEKYLLMREIKKYTGLNINDLKVKNGKFITEDGRDLIDIYRNGVRNAKYVDDYHKGSIISFYVSLLNKYAEKGVNSVPDMVLKIDWQDGSLMDRDTVYGYGKGQDGWIKDLEARLG is encoded by the coding sequence ATGAGAATTGATGGCATTGGAATAAACAATGCATATGATTACTATAGTAAGAACAACATAGATGAAGATGCTTCCAAAACGAAGATAAAAAGTAGAAACCAATATTATGGTAGGGAAGAAGAATTAAAGAGAATGGCTGAAGAGAAATATTATAGACTTTATCAGGAAACCAAACATATGTCAAAACAGGAAAGAATAAGATATATACAACGGAGATATTTTGATCCCAGTGCACCTCATTATATTCATGGATTAACATCGCAGCAAAGAAGTTATTGTTATCAAATTGAGAGAGACTATACCGAAGAAAGAGGTTTGGGCAGTTGGAGTATATATGATCCCATATATGAGGGTATTAGACCTGCAAATGGATTTGTAGAAAGCGAAAAAAGAAAACTTCATAATAGGAATATGATAAATCAGCAGATTCAAAATATATTAGAAAAAAACAATATTAAAATTCCTCTAGGGCAAAGGTTAACTTTTTCTGTAGATCCATTTAATTATATAATAACCGTAGAAGGGCTTAAGGATAAAAAAATGAAGAGTTTAATAGAAGCAGTATTAAATGAAGGTAATAACGGAAGAGAATTATTTTACCATATATCACAGACCTTAAGAGCTGATTCACCACAGAAAACAAAAGATATATATGAAAAGTACTTGCTAATGAGGGAAATAAAGAAATACACAGGATTAAATATAAATGACCTTAAAGTGAAGAATGGGAAATTTATAACAGAAGATGGACGAGATCTGATCGATATATATAGAAATGGGGTTAGGAATGCTAAGTATGTAGACGATTATCATAAAGGCTCCATAATATCCTTTTATGTTTCCTTATTAAATAAATATGCCGAAAAAGGTGTAAACTCTGTTCCAGACATGGTTTTAAAAATAGACTGGCAAGATGGCAGCTTAATGGATAGAGATACGGTTTATGGATATGGGAAGGGACAAGATGGGTGGATAAAAGATTTAGAAGCCAGATTAGGATAA
- the hisC gene encoding histidinol-phosphate transaminase, giving the protein MSIAFRKELRDLKPYVPGKPIESVMKEFGIKNVIKLASNENPLGFSEKVKEILMKSLDNLALYPDGNATNLKEALSEKLDIDVDNILPSSGADEMIDLIAKTVISPGDEAITADITFPRYISTTKMMGGTPIVVPLKNFTFDLNGILNNITNRTKLIWICNPNNPTGTIVTEKELMDFFEKVPENILIVYDEAYREYVTRDDYPKNSIEFVKKYPNILVMRTFSKAYGLAGLRVAYAIGSKKIIENINKVRGPFNVNSLAQIAAIAALKDDEFLERIYNLNLEGKNYLYDQFKNMNLEFPPSEANHIYVNVGKDAQEVFVELQKRGVIIRPMGGTWIRVSVGTMEENRTFIEKLKEVLGM; this is encoded by the coding sequence ATGTCAATAGCCTTTAGAAAAGAACTAAGGGACTTAAAGCCTTATGTCCCAGGAAAGCCTATTGAAAGTGTTATGAAGGAATTTGGAATCAAAAATGTAATTAAATTGGCTTCCAATGAAAATCCTTTAGGGTTTTCTGAAAAGGTAAAGGAAATACTAATGAAATCTTTGGATAATTTAGCCCTTTATCCTGATGGCAATGCTACAAACCTTAAAGAAGCCCTTTCTGAAAAATTGGATATAGATGTTGATAACATACTACCCTCCAGTGGAGCAGATGAAATGATAGATTTAATAGCTAAAACGGTTATATCTCCAGGAGATGAGGCCATAACTGCAGATATTACTTTCCCAAGATACATATCCACAACTAAGATGATGGGAGGAACCCCTATAGTTGTTCCCCTAAAAAACTTCACCTTTGATTTAAACGGAATATTAAATAATATAACTAATAGAACTAAACTTATTTGGATATGCAATCCCAATAATCCTACTGGAACTATAGTTACAGAAAAGGAACTAATGGATTTCTTCGAAAAAGTCCCAGAAAACATATTAATAGTTTATGATGAAGCCTACAGGGAATATGTAACTCGAGATGATTATCCTAAAAATAGCATTGAATTCGTTAAAAAATACCCAAATATTCTTGTAATGAGAACCTTCTCAAAAGCTTATGGATTGGCTGGATTAAGGGTGGCTTATGCTATTGGAAGTAAAAAAATAATAGAAAATATAAATAAGGTAAGAGGTCCTTTTAACGTGAATTCCTTGGCTCAAATAGCAGCCATTGCTGCCTTAAAAGATGATGAATTTTTAGAAAGAATATATAATTTAAATCTAGAAGGTAAAAACTATTTATACGATCAATTTAAGAATATGAATCTTGAATTCCCACCATCGGAAGCCAACCATATTTATGTAAACGTAGGAAAAGATGCCCAAGAAGTATTTGTTGAGCTTCAGAAAAGAGGAGTTATAATTAGACCTATGGGCGGTACTTGGATTAGAGTTTCCGTAGGCACTATGGAAGAAAATAGGACCTTTATAGAAAAATTAAAGGAAGTACTAGGAATGTAG
- a CDS encoding CtsR family transcriptional regulator: MPRLSNIIERFIKEMLEEAENGVIEIGRNELAEQFGCAPSQINYVLTTRFTPHKGYYIESRRGGGGYIKIMKVGIEDEDIKDLIINVIGDAITKNKAQHLIENLREEDIISKREEKLMKAAIEDTALARVTAERNNLRADILKNMLLIILDSWR; encoded by the coding sequence ATGCCACGTTTAAGCAATATCATTGAACGCTTCATTAAGGAAATGTTGGAGGAGGCGGAAAATGGGGTTATAGAGATAGGGAGAAACGAATTAGCAGAACAGTTTGGCTGTGCCCCTTCGCAAATAAACTATGTATTAACTACTAGATTTACCCCCCATAAGGGCTATTATATTGAGAGTAGAAGAGGTGGAGGGGGATATATTAAGATAATGAAAGTTGGAATTGAAGATGAAGATATAAAGGATTTGATAATCAATGTTATAGGAGATGCTATAACTAAAAACAAAGCTCAACATTTGATTGAAAATTTAAGAGAGGAAGATATAATATCAAAGAGAGAAGAAAAGTTGATGAAAGCTGCTATAGAAGATACTGCTTTAGCTAGGGTTACTGCAGAAAGAAACAATTTAAGGGCAGATATACTGAAAAATATGCTACTTATCATATTAGATAGCTGGAGGTGA
- a CDS encoding protein arginine kinase, with amino-acid sequence MVKWVDGFACEDDVVVSTRIRLARNLKDYRFPQKMNMEESEKLTQDILNVMKDITGNMNYKFIRINNLTPIERVVYIEEHLISPGLIQRPDYSSFLLRDDENITIMINEEDHLRIQALLPGLNFGKAWQIISEVDDFLESFLDYAFHQEFGYLTACPTNTGTGLRASVMVHLPSLTATGHINNFINSLNKIGLAVRGIYGEGTETVGNLFQISNQMTLGQGEEEIIRILENIVNQILERERNARRNLIENRKYEVEDRVFRSLGILKHSRMISSKEAMGLLSNVRLGIEMGIIDDIELKKIDKLMITIQPAYIQNYASKELTENERNIVRASYIRERL; translated from the coding sequence GTGGTAAAATGGGTAGATGGATTTGCTTGTGAGGATGATGTGGTAGTAAGCACCCGAATTCGGTTAGCTCGAAATTTAAAAGATTACAGGTTTCCTCAAAAGATGAATATGGAAGAGTCGGAAAAGCTTACTCAGGATATATTGAATGTGATGAAGGACATTACTGGAAATATGAATTATAAATTTATTAGAATCAACAATTTAACTCCAATTGAAAGGGTAGTCTATATTGAAGAACACTTAATTAGCCCCGGGCTAATACAAAGGCCTGATTATAGTAGTTTTTTATTAAGAGATGATGAAAACATAACTATTATGATAAATGAAGAGGATCATCTGCGAATACAAGCTTTGCTTCCTGGTTTGAATTTTGGGAAGGCATGGCAGATTATCAGTGAAGTAGATGATTTTCTAGAAAGCTTTTTAGACTATGCTTTTCACCAGGAATTTGGCTATTTAACAGCATGTCCTACTAATACTGGTACTGGCCTTAGGGCTTCAGTTATGGTTCACTTGCCTTCATTGACTGCTACTGGACATATTAACAATTTTATTAATAGCTTAAATAAGATTGGGCTAGCTGTTAGAGGTATTTATGGAGAGGGAACTGAGACTGTTGGGAATCTATTTCAAATATCTAATCAGATGACTTTAGGTCAAGGGGAAGAAGAGATAATAAGGATATTAGAAAATATAGTTAATCAAATTTTGGAAAGAGAAAGGAATGCAAGAAGGAATTTAATAGAAAATAGGAAGTACGAAGTAGAAGATAGGGTTTTTAGATCCTTAGGTATCTTAAAACATTCCAGAATGATATCCTCGAAGGAAGCTATGGGGCTCCTTTCAAATGTAAGATTGGGGATTGAAATGGGTATAATTGATGATATAGAACTGAAAAAAATTGATAAACTAATGATTACAATCCAACCAGCTTATATTCAAAACTATGCTAGCAAGGAATTGACTGAAAATGAAAGAAATATAGTAAGAGCAAGCTATATTAGAGAAAGATTATAG